The genomic interval GGAGTACACCGAGGTCGGCTACAACTTCCGAATGACTGATCTTCAGGCCGCCGTGGGGCTCGTTCAGCTGGGTCGGCTTCCCGAGATCGTCGCCCGGCGCCGCGAGATCGCCTCGACGTACCGCGCGGCCATCGAGACAATTCCGGGGCTGAGGCCGGTTACGGACCCCGCGTATGGCACTGCCAACTATCAGTCCTTCTGGGTCGAGGTTCTCGACGACTACCCCACCGATCGGGAGGGCCTCCTCGAAGCCCTCGCCAACGCGGAGATCTCCGCGCGTCGCGGCATCATGGCCACCCACCGGCAACCACCGTATCGCGATCTCACCCCGCAGACGGGGCTGCCTGTCACCGAGCGCCTGAACGACCGAACCCTGATCCTGCCGGTCTTCCACACGCTGACGCCGGCTGACCAGGAGCGGGTCATCACTGTGCTGCGTCAGCAGGGGACCGTGGCGTGACGGCTGGCCTTCTGCTGATCGGGGCCAGTGGTCTCGCCCGTGAAGTGATCGCGGCCGGGGTGACGGGCGTCGTCGGCATTCTGGACGATAACCTCGACCTCCACGGGACAGAGGTCGCCGGGGTGCCGGTTGTGGGCAGCATCGTGGATGCGGTCAAGCGAGAGGAGTCGCTTCTCGTGTGCGTCGGACCGAGCCTCGGACGCCGTCACGTCGTGCGCCGGCTTCACAAGTTCGGCGTCTCGGGCGACCGTTACGCGACGTATGTCGCGCGGTCGGCGCGAGTCGGAGCAACGAGTGACATCGACAGAGGAAGCATT from Microbacterium pumilum carries:
- a CDS encoding acetyltransferase, with protein sequence MTAGLLLIGASGLAREVIAAGVTGVVGILDDNLDLHGTEVAGVPVVGSIVDAVKREESLLVCVGPSLGRRHVVRRLHKFGVSGDRYATYVARSARVGATSDIDRGSIVMDGVVITADAKIGRHVVIMPNCTITHDNVLGDFATLAAGVSLGGSVHIRESAYIGMNVSVRQGLTIGAEATIGMGAVVLEDVPDEQTWVGIPAHPLGVTS